TTGCGGGCGTAAAGTATGCGCTCGGCGAATTTGGCGGCTTCGCGTTTCATGCGCTGGGGAAAACCTTTTATCCGATTATGGTGGCGGAGAAGCAGCTATGTTGGCTCAAAGCGACGATTCGAGGAGACGGAGGCCACGGCTCCATGGACAAGCCGGGAGCCGACTGTATGGCGCAATTGGGGAACATGCTTCAATCGCTTAGCAGGAATAAGCTGCCGATACGCGCGACACCGGCGGCCCGGTTGATGATTGAAGGCATGGCCATCGCGCTGCCGCTGCTGCCGGCGCTGCTGCTGAGAGGGCTGCTGCGTCCCCGGCTGGGCGGCCTCATCCTGAAGCTGCTGGGGGAAAAGGGCGGGACATTCGCCCCGCTTCTGCGTAATACGGTCAGCGCGACCGTCGTTCACGGCGGCGAAAAAATCAACGTTCATCCAAGCGAAATTACGGTCGAACTGGACGGGCGAACGCTGCCGGGCGTCACTCCGCAGCAATTTATGGACGAGCTGCACCGATTCGCGATTAATGATTCGATCGAGCTGGAAGTGCTGCGTCATGATCCATGCGCTGAGGCTCCCGACATGGGGATGTTCGGTTTGCTGTCCGAAGTGCTGAAAGAAGCGGATAAGGAGGCCGTTCCGGTGCCAATGCTGCTGCCCGGAGGAACGGACGGAAGATTGTTTGCGAGGCTCGGCATCCAAACCTACGGTTTCCTGCCAATGCCGCTGCCCAATGACATGCAGTTTACCAAACTGATTCATGCGGCTGATGAACGTATTCCCGTAGAAGCGATCGGGTTCGGCACGGATGCGATTTACCGGGTGCTGCAGCGGTACGGGGTGCAGCCGTGATGCCTTTTAAAACGTTTTGAATATTCGCATATTTACAATTATATTAGCGCTTGAAATGCAAATGACCATTTCAAGCGCTTTTTTTGCATATTTCGAGGTCGACTGATCTTTTTCATATTTGTCGAAGGTGAAGGTCATATCCTCGATATGAAGCGAGCATCATTATTAAAATAATAGGTCAATCCGTGAGATAGCGTGAAACACCAGCATTGAACTCCGGCCCATTCAATACATGCTGCATAATCTTTAATTTCTCTTGGGCATAATGGATCTAGTTTGCCTGGCGAACTTCCAGAACCTCGGGAATCTACACGAACAACGACGTATCCATGCGGAACCCAATCAGTAGGAATTAACAATTTCCCATACGCGATAGTCGTCTTCATCGATATCTATGCTAGTACTAGGACAACGGCATCCGCTAGATCAGCACCAAAAACATCGCCAACCGTCTTGTTAGACATAGAGTTTGCAAGTTTGAATAATCGGTGTCTGAGCCTTTCAATGGGGAGTCCTTTGCCATACACACCATGGGTTAATATAACCGGGTATTTGCCTGACGCAGTTGGGCGAAATACATCGGCATATACGTTTGCGCCGTCGTCCATTTCGATGGGCACATCCCAATCGATTTGCATACATTCATCAGGTTTTAAATTCATTGTAGTTAATATCTGTTTTGTCGGTGGACAAGAGCATAGTCCTATTAGAAGTCGCCAATATGGCGGCTTTTTTGTTTTATGGGAACGGTTGCCGATATGATCGGCATTTGGTAGAAGAAAGCGGAGCATGTTCTAAAGGAAGTCAGAACTATATATCCGCAAAAT
Above is a window of Paenibacillus uliginis N3/975 DNA encoding:
- a CDS encoding M20/M25/M40 family metallo-hydrolase, whose translation is MGIRLANDELELDGARRPAELPSPVEILQALIRFNTTNPPGEEATCIMYIRQLLEDAGIETRTYALDPARPNLLARMKGSGEAPPLLLYGHVDVVGVDMQAWSRDPFGGDIEGGFVWGRGALDMKGGVAMLVSAFLRAHVRKLPLRGDLILAIVSDEEAGGEYGASFLVERHADYFAGVKYALGEFGGFAFHALGKTFYPIMVAEKQLCWLKATIRGDGGHGSMDKPGADCMAQLGNMLQSLSRNKLPIRATPAARLMIEGMAIALPLLPALLLRGLLRPRLGGLILKLLGEKGGTFAPLLRNTVSATVVHGGEKINVHPSEITVELDGRTLPGVTPQQFMDELHRFAINDSIELEVLRHDPCAEAPDMGMFGLLSEVLKEADKEAVPVPMLLPGGTDGRLFARLGIQTYGFLPMPLPNDMQFTKLIHAADERIPVEAIGFGTDAIYRVLQRYGVQP
- a CDS encoding CocE/NonD family hydrolase, whose amino-acid sequence is MKTTIAYGKLLIPTDWVPHGYVVVRVDSRGSGSSPGKLDPLCPREIKDYAACIEWAGVQCWCFTLSHGLTYYFNNDARFISRI